The following coding sequences are from one Equus caballus isolate H_3958 breed thoroughbred chromosome 27, TB-T2T, whole genome shotgun sequence window:
- the LOC102148960 gene encoding low-density lipoprotein receptor-related protein 2-like isoform X4 → MGRQALLLLLLRVLAALGGLGGSEMGARSSHGFASWPSKADEVKCNLTRQAACGGSCIPVAWLCNGEQECPDGTDEQCEEICHGHPQAWQCDDGKCISVSWLCDGVGDCLDGSDEVDCERLTGCLDQKIQCPGNSQCRDAWELCDVHKDCEDGFDKARCPRNHCLAGQWQCKNKVCVMDSWKCDGIDNCGDSSDEEVCASCPEGMVRCDEGKCILESLMCDGEADCMDGTDEPTTCGKNCSLANGGCEGQCSDTQWGVQCSCGTGWQLQLDGQSCGDVDECSTAYSPCGQLCHNTPGSYSCECTQGHQLYNGTDCRVTGDAVKILIATDQELGVLNRRTGSYETLIPIKSRPTSVAYDLERNMYFWVDEVLNVFVLGKPNSVSLYPELKTVNSISLDWVTGQLYWASSLTRVIYAGLSDGRGYVKILEKDLVPEQLIVFPEKRSLYWVNRGEKGMRTIETAGMDGSDRKVLAVVNMEEPVGLTLDHVMGRLYWISKYKESIETVNVDGTRRHTFPEIFLPHEEPIGLAVFENSFLWASKIQLFHTSPHAPKKREVLLNTSISAFSVLHKSRQPKSRYPACVPGSCSHLCLLSPIHPKGYKCVCPEGMFLLPSGSCTELKLVFSSGKRLYLLKVGFMGSAIEKTLVQEHPGNIYLLDIDWKRNLIYWTDAQGQLLYSTGYSGENQEIWTEHTVCSASVDISTGDLYWLPCDRSAIQKTRITGPDTDTLYRTGSIILHLLLDWPKRMLYWVESGKYLQSMTFDGKNRQEVWRGTWTAETHVALDLGASSILWTTKGLGLQSLSLLKNRTYTLNKTWSDGIIAAHEPYLVTVNRAALMLWNRRMVEPFSVSKEPHIRKMIILAEDQQVPDPEAEEVATTTPPTRPPPPPLLCTRSSVPCRNGQECISRENLCNGELDCQDGSDEENCSQFCNKPGVFQCLDGDKCIEEKYHCDGARQCLDGSDEWDCWKPTEDCSLRCDNKTRCIPKSWLCDGHPDCADKKDEQRCIHEKCGTSEFRCRNGQCISYSLRCDGNQDCLDHSDEEGCPAAWPLRCPGGEVKCPRSGECVLADWICDHDLDCKDGTDEKDCDPEELRCGSRQWSCASGDQCVPDSWLCDGQRDCRDGSDEAGCPPEKCQSSEFQCRSHACLNVSLVCDGKEDCADGSDEGGKCSSSACGQAQCSHSCYKSPQGPTCACEQGFELKSSGQICKDVDECQKLGGQPCSQTCVNTRGSYSCTCHPGYLLEPDGHTCKATGPEPILLVAIQFNLLLYGLRSLKEDILATTDKNLIIFSIDYDLVEQKVFWTDLGAESIKWISMDTKKKGTMVKGVSLGMKSDCIVVDWIGRNLYWMDGTAGRILAIQLTAIWRGKSEYTIVLDDDLNQARSLALDPLNGLMYWSEIGGEPQIEQAGMDGSSRKILINQGLGWPTSIALDQLSWKIFWSDDKFHCIGSANLDGTGISMLQLTQIKNPFSVAVFEDEVFWSEMKTRTVQRMKKTTGKNRAVLIKRFEQPYGLKIMHAVLQPRSSNPCLDTGCSHLCLLSPRSKGSCHCPVGLLLADDGISCVPLEESAFLFLVFPTVITQIYVKNLETSLGQATLPEHRILPFTNVNQLASVDYLVQEKTLYLSESDSGDIRLLRLKESGKLSWRKIISVEGTVIDLAVDWFSGNIYWIDSENPHISVASSKGQYSTVLFSENLYRPTSVVLHPPTAIMCFVDQGSQEDSKRGSSIECASMDGSRRKVLWQKSEVPVGLTFSDSETRVYWADAGRGLIESIQQDGSRYRVDRRGIQGLNLFTYGQGMMFWTTIDDAQITKVWYSKAELVENRWFQVDQKIVDLKVYSKLNQQGSNSCSKDNGGCSHICLPNPEGQTCKCPRGYYLADTSKCIEAAQCAAPLQSCKDGQKCIPMEQVCDGRADCLDGSDEMGCTYPDKTHSTPTPKKPEAGKRLTPKAAHSLQAPKSTKASYQDPEGMNYPVRRTLNPLIPARESKTSDTKERGASVRPKDSQMSKHLPCSSDFCNGRGICTMEGELRKCSCLMEYGGEFCEEAVRGPAPGYIALSLIITLSVVLVALGAYVYFKREHEFKRNSTASSRNSTCYKESDQEEVNLMNSETFVNEAYDEQELLTSLQTD, encoded by the exons AGGAAATATGTCACGGACATCCACAGGCCTGGCAGTGTGATGACGGGAAATGCATTTCTGTTAGCTGGCTTTGTGATGGTGTTGGTGACTGCTTAGATGGCTCCGATGAGGTTGACTGTG AGAGATTGACAGGGTGTCTAGACCAAAAAATCCAATGTCCAGGAAATTCTCAGTGTCGTGATGCCTGGGAACTCTGTGATGTCCATAAGGACTGTGAGGATGGGTTTGACAAAGCGCGCTGCCCTCGGAACCATTGCCTGGCTGGCCAGTGGCAGTGCAAGAACAAGGTGTGTGTCATGGATAGCTGGAAGTGTGATGGCATCGACAACTGTGGGGACTCCTCAGATGAGGAAGTCTGTG CTTCCTGTCCAGAAGGCATGGTTAGATGTGATGAAGGCAAATGCATCCTAGAATCCCTGATGTGTGATGGGGAAGCAGACTGCATGGATGGTACTGATGAACCCACTACATGTG GTAAAAACTGCTCTCTGGCCAACGGGGGCTGTGAGGGGCAGTGCAGTGACACACAGTGGGGTGTCCAGTGTTCATGTGGAACTGGATGGCAGTTACAGCTGGACGGTCAGAGCTGTGGAG ATGTGGATGAGTGCTCTACGGCCTACAGTCCTTGTGGCCAGCTGTGTCATAATACACCAGGCTCTTACTCCTGTGAGTGTACTCAAGGTCACCAGCTCTACAATGGCACCGACTGTCGAGTTACAG GTGATGCTGTTAAAATTCTTATCGCAACAGACCAAGAGCTTGGTGTCCTGAATCGAAGAACAGGCAGTTATGAGACTCTGATACCTATAAAATCAAGGCCAACTTCTGTTGCATATGATCTTGAGAGAAACATGTACTTCTGGGTGGATGAAGTCTTAAATGTTTTTGTCCTTGGGAAGCCAAACTCTGTTTCCCTCTATCCAG AACTTAAAACAGTGAACAGCATCTCTTTGGACTGGGTCACGGGGCAGTTGTATTGGGCTAGCAGCCTCACAAGAGTCATCTATGCTGGTTTAAGTGATGGCAGAGGCTACGTCAAAATTTTGGAAAAGGACCTGGTGCCAGAGCAGCTGATAGTGTTTCCTGAAAAGAG GTCCTTGTACTGGGTAAATCGAGGTGAGAAAGGCATGAGGACTATTGAAACTGCAGGGATGGACGGCTCTGATAGGAAGGTGCTTGCGGTTGTAAACATGGAGGAACCTGTAGGACTGACACTTGACCATGTGATGGGCAGGCTCTACTGGATCAGTAAATATAAAGAG TCCATAGAGACGGTAAACGTGGATGGTACCAGAAGGCACACCTTTCCTGAGATCTTCTTGCCACATGAAGAGCCAATAGGACTAGCTGTATTTGAGAACTCTTTCCTCTGGGCAAGTAAAATACAGCTGTTTCATACCTCACCCCATGCCCCAAAGAAGAGAGAGGTGCTGCTGAATACCTCCATATCTGCTTTCTCAGTCCTCCACAAATCCAGGCAGCCTAAGA GCAGATACCCAGCATGTGTTCCAGGTTCTTGTAGCCACCTGTGTCTCCTCTCCCCCATCCATCCCAAGGGCTATAAGTGTGTTTGTCCAGAGGGGATGTTTCTTTTACCTTCTGGCTCGTGTACTG AGTTAAAACTTGTCTTTTCTTCTGGCAAACGTCTCTACTTGTTGAAAGTTGGTTTTATGGGAAGTGCTATAGAGAAGACCCTAGTTCAagagcatcctgggaacatctatTTACTAGATATTGACTGGAAAAGAAACCTCATCTACTGGACAGATGCCCAGGGACAACTGTTGTACTCAACTGGCTATTCAGGAGAAAATCAAGAGATCTGGACAGAGCATACAG TCTGCTCAGCAAGTGTGGACATATCCACTGGGGACTTGTACTGGCTCCCCTGTGACAGAAGTGCTATTCAGAAGACTAGAATCACTGGCCCAGACACAGATACCCTCTACAGAACGGGCAGCATTATACTGCATCTTCTTCTTGATTGGCCAAAGAGAATGCTCTACTGGGTAGAAAGTGGGAAATACTTGCAAAGTATGACCTTCGATGGCAAAAACAGACAAGAAGTCTGGAGAGGCACCTGGACAGCAGAAACCCATGTGGCCTTAGACCTCGGTGCATCTAGCATCCTCTGGACCACTAAAGGGTTAG GGTTGCAAAGTCTGAGTCTCCTAAAAAATAGAACCTACACTTTGAACAAGACCTGGAGTGACGGCATTATAGCGGCCCATGAGCCCTACCTGGTGACCGTGAACAGAGCAGCTCTTATGCTGTGGAACAGGAGGATGGTGGAGCCCTTCTCGGTGTCAAAAGAGCCACACATCAGGAAAATGATCATCCTGGCAGAGGACCAGCAGGTTCCTG ATCCTGAGGCTGAAGAAGTAGCCACAACCACCCCTCCTACTCGTCCTCCACCACCCCCTCTACTTTGCACCCGATCCTCTGTGCCCTGTCGGAATGGGCAGGAATGCATTTCTCGGGAGAACCTCTGCAACGGCGAGCTGGACTGTCAGGATGGCTCGGATGAAGAGAACTGCTCCCAGTTCTGCAACAAACCAG GGGTCTTCCAGTGTCTGGATGGAGACAAGTGCATTGAGGAGAAGTACCACTGTGATGGGGCTCGGCAGTGCTTGGATGGCTCTGATGAGTGGGACTGCTGGAAGCCCACCGAGGATTGTTCTCTGCGTTGTGACAACAAGACCCGCTGTATCCCTAAGAGCTGGCTTTGTGATGGCCACCCAGACTGTGCTGacaaaaaagatgaacaaagatgTA TTCATGAAAAATGCGGCACATCTGAATTTAGATGTAGGAATGGCCAATGCATATCTTACTCTCTGCGTTGTGATGGCAACCAAGACTGCCTGGACCACTCAGATGAAGAAGGCTGTCCTGCTGCCTGGCCGCTGCGGTGCCCAGGAGGGGAGGTGAAGTGCCCAAGGAGTGGAGAATGTGTGTTGGCAGACTGGATATGTGACCACGACTTAGACTGCAAAGATGGAACCGATGAGAAG GACTGTGACCCTGAGGAGCTTCGCTGTGGCTCCAGGCAGTGGTCCTGTGCCAGTGGAGACCAGTGTGTGCCTGACTCGTGGCTCTGTGATGGGCAGCGTGACTGCAGGGACGGCAGTGATGAGGCTGGAT GCCCCCCTGAGAAGTGCCAGAGTTCTGAGTTCCAGTGTCGCTCCCATGCCTGCCTCAACGTCAGCCTGGTGTGTGACGGGAAGGAGGACTGTGCCGATGGCTCGGATGAAGGTGGAAAGTGCTCGTCATCAGCATGCGGCCAAGCGCAGTGTTCTCACTCCTGCTACAAGTCCCCACAGGGGCCT ACATGTGCTTGTGAGCAAGGCTTTGAGCTGAAGAGCAGTGGCCAAATCTGCAAGGATGTGGATGAGTGCCAGAAGTTGGGTGGTCAGCCTTGCAGTCAGACCTGTGTCAATACCAGGGGCTCCTACAGCTGTACCTGTCATCCTGGCTACTTGCTGGAGCCTGATGGCCACACCTGTAAAGCAACAG GTCCTGAACCAATCCTGCTTGTGGCAATTCAGTTTAACCTGCTCCTCTACGGATTGAGGAGCTTGAAAGAAGATATTCTGGCAACTACAGACAAGAACttgattattttctctattgactATGACCTCGTGGAGCAGAAAGTCTTCTGGACAGATCTCGGTGCGGAAAGTATCAAGTGGATCAGCATGGACACGAAGAAGAAAGGGACCATGGTGAAAGGTGTGTCCCTGG GGATGAAGTCAGACTGTATAGTGGTTGACTGGATCGGGAGAAATCTCTACTGGATGGATGGGACAGCTGGCCGGATTTTGGCAATTCAGTTGACTGCTATTTGGAGAGGAAAATCTGAGTACACGATCGTCCTGGACGACGACTTGAATCAAGCACGGTCTTTGGCTTTAGATCCCCTAAATGG GTTAATGTACTGGTCTGAAATTGGAGGAGAACCTCAAATAGAACAAGCTGGAATGGATGGTAGCAGCAGAAAAATACTCATCAATCAAGGTCTTGGCTGGCCAACTAGCATAGCTCTTGACCAGTTGAGTTGGAAGATATTCTGGTCTGATGACAAATTTCACTGTATTGGCTCTGCCAATCTAGATGGTACTGGTATTAGT ATGTTGCAGCTAACACAAATCAAGAACCCCTTTTCGGTCGCTGTGTTTGAAGATGAAGTCTTCTGGTCTGAAATGAAGACGAGAACAGTACAGCGCATGAAGAAGACGACAGGCAAGAACAGGGCTGTCCTCATCAAGCGTTTTGAACAGCCTTATGGACTCAAG ATAATGCATGCTGTGCTACAGCCCAGGTCTTCTAATCCTTGTCTGGACACAGGATGTTCTCACTTGTGCCTTCTGAGCCCACGATCCAAGGGAAGCTGTCATTGCCCAGTTGGACTCCTGCTTGCAGATGACGGCATCAGCTGTGTTCCACTCGAGGAGTCTGCGTTTCTGTTCCTTGTGTTTCCCACAGTTATCACACAG ATTTATGTGAAAAATCTAGAAACTTCGCTAGGACAAGCAACTTTACCAGAACATAGGATACTTCCCTTTACCAATGTGAACCAGCTTGCGTCAGTGGATTACCTTGTCCAGGAAAAGACCCTCTACCTTTCAGAGTCGGATAGTGGTGATATCAGACTGCTGAGGCTCAAAGAATCTGGAAAGCTCTCTTGGAGGAAAATCATATCTGTGGAGGGGACAGTGATCGACCTTGCTGTGGACTGGTTCAGTGGAAACATATATTGGATTGACAGTGAGAATCCTCACATCAGTGTAGCTTCCTCAAAAGGCCAGTATTCCACTGTCTTGTTCAGTGAAAATCTTTACCGCCCAACCTCTGTTGTGCTCCACCCACCTACTGCAATCATGTGCTTTGTGGACCAGGGTTCCCAGGAGGACAGTAAGCGTGGCTCCAGCATTGAATGTGCCTCCATGGATGGCAGCAGGAGGAAGGTGCTGTGGCAGAAATCTGAGGTCCCTGTGGGCCTGACCTTTTCAGATTCAGAGACCCGAGTGTACTGGGCTGACGCTG GGAGAGGACTcatagaaagcattcaacaagatggCTCTAGATACAGAGTAGACCGCAGAGGCATTCAGGGCCTTAACCTCTTTACGTATGGCCAAGGCATGATGTTCTGGACAACAATTGATGACG CTCAAATCACTAAAGTTTGGTACAGCAAGGCAGAACTTGTAGAAAACCGGTGGTTCCAAGTAGACCAGAAGATTGTGGATTTAAAAGTTTATAGTAAACTTAATCAACAGG GTAGTAACAGCTGCTCAAAAGACAATGGAGGATGTAGCCATATTTGTTTACCAAACCCTGAAGGACAGACTTGTAAATGTCCCCGTGGGTACTACTTGGCCGACACAAGCAAATGTATTGAAGCTGCCCAATGCGCTGCACCATTACAGTCCTGTAAGGATGGCCAGAAATGCATTCCCATGGAGCAAGTGTGTGATGGTCGTGCAGACTGTCTGGATGGATCTGATGAAATGGGCT GTACCTATCCAGATAAAACCCATTCAACACCAACACCTAAAAAGCCAGAGGCTGGAAAAAGATTGACTCCAAAAGCAGCCCACTCTCTCCAGGCTCCCAAGTCCACCAAGGCTAGCTATCAGGATCCAGAAGGGATGAATTATCCTGTCAGGAGAACACTAAACCCTCTGATTCCTGCTAGAGAAAGCAAGACCTCAGACACCAAGGAAAGAGGGGCATCTGTTCGGCCCAAAGACTCACAGATGTCAAAACATTTGCCCTGTAGCAGCGATTTCTGTAATGGGAGGGGAATCTGTACCATGGAAGGTGAGCTGAGAAAATGCAGCTGTCTGATGGAATATGGCGGAGAGTTCTGCGAAGAGGCAGTGCGCGGACCTGCCCCTGGCTACATCGCCCTCAGCTTAATCATTACCTTATCAGTTGTTCTGGTGGCTCTGGGAGCATACGTATATTTCAAAAGAGAACACGAATTTAAAAG AAACAGTACAGCATCATCGAGAAATTCGACCTGCTATAAAGAAAGTGACCAAGAAGAAGTAAATCTAATGAATAGTGAGACTTTTGTCAATGAAGCCTATGATGAACAG GAATTGTTAACCTCTTTACAGACTGACTAA